AACGGACAAAGTCACGAAAATTTGGACTTGACAGAGTCACCTGGAATTTCTGCAACAAGAAAGGATGATCTTGTTTTGATTGCCACTCCTTATGATCCTTGAGTTTATTGAAACAGTAGTAATTGTTTGGGGACTGGggtattatattataaataaaggTTTTTGATTTTTACATATGTATTTAAATGTTTGTATAAGACAAACTtctgaatgaaaaaaataaatctaatcGAGAACTCATTTCTGCAGTTTATAGTATCAGCTAACCTTCTTGTATTTATCTATGGATTTGGCTAAAGGGAATTTTGTAGAATGATTTATGTTGTTGTTCTGTTTTTACAAGGGCAACTTATTTATACTCACTGTGAATCAGTTGATTGGAATTGCAAGATGTTATACTAATCCCACGATGCATGCAAACATGAGACACATTGATAGAGAATACGAGTAAGTGGAAGTAGTGAACACTATAATAGCTCAATTTACAGGTAAGTAATAGTCTACAACAACCAAACTTGAAAAAGCACATACTTGCCACTAAATACACAGGTTTCCTTGAAAATTGGAGCAAGTGAAGAAAGACAGCTAAGGAAACCATACAAGCAAGTATGAAGAACTTATATAACCTTGGTATAGTTTATGGAGCAATTACAGATCCCTTCTGCACATTGGGCAAGAGCCATGTCTCAACAGCCATGTGTCGATGCATGGCAAGTGAAACATGTGATGACATTGTGGCAAACATCTAACAGTTTCTCCCAGTTGAAAGTCCTGTATGCATACAATAGCGAAAAGGATTCAGGATCAACAAGTAATGCAGTATCAGGACGAATAGCAAACAAAAGGTGTAAATGTATTTCACCTGAAGGCAGACGGAACAAGAGACTCTCTCTCCAGAATCATCCAAGTTGTTACCTTTTGTGATTACAATCTTGGGGATCTTTTCAACAGAATCTCCATGCAAGCCTTTAGCCGCACCCGTATCAAAAATGTTAGGGACCTCGTCATATGCAAGTTCAACAGCTCCCATCTGATCAACAAGAAAGAGTCAAGACAATGAAGGGAAAGTACGTTGCTGGCAATATTTTAGATGGCCAACAGTCATGTAGCATATATGACATACCTGACTCTGGACTGCACTTAGCATTGCTGGGCCAATCCTCTCGCGAACCAATCGACCATTTAACAGGCTTGTGAGTACATCAATCTGTTTAgtttaaaagtttcattttttttgagataaaggTAACAAGTTTAAAAGTTTCATCAATCAAGGATAAACCTTAGAGCCACAAAAATGATCTTAAGATTGTAATAATGCTCTCTCTCTTCGCTTCCTCATTTGatgggaggggggggggggagagaGGATTTCTACAAGACAAGTGTCATATAAATGTTGATGTTAAAATAGCACACATAAAGGAGTAGAAGAAAGGTCACTTGAAATATTTTGGGACCTAAAACTGTCTCTAGAGATCTACAATCTCTGAATCCATAAAGACTAAGGGAAGAACATAACAGAATGGAAGCAAAAAGTACTAGTTGGGATTTAGGTTTTAGTCGGGTTGGTACACTTGCATTAGATCCATATTTGCGAAGTGTCCTCTACATTATCTAGAGATTTGAATGTCAGTATATATATGGATAGATGTGAGATATAGAGAATTTTTGGTGTCAGCAAATGCCTAAATTTTCTtataagataaaattattaaataggAATGAAAGCGGTCCAATTGAAGCTTCATGGATATAAATGATTCATATAGCTGACCTTAACTAGTTTGGGACTATGGTGTCGTAAGTTGTTGGTTTGTAGCTAAGTTGTGCggattcttcacttttgatgctgCACCCgggtcggattctccaaaaatacaatacttttggagaatccgatACGCACCCGctaacatttttgaagagtccgagcaacataggtttgCGAGAGTCAGATGTAGATTGACGCCAATATTGGATCAGGACATGATTTGCCCATCTATTATTATCCCATATACTCAAGTTATAATATTAGAGAACCAATTCTCAGCATTATCAGTGAGAAAGAATCTATATTGCTTACCAAGTAAACAAGACATGTTATTCCAGATTCATCCGACTGCCATAGTAACAGAGATGACTCAAAGACTTCAAGAGAGAAAACAGCACCAGAGATGGCACCAACTGCAGCACCTCTGACAAATCCACTCTCCGTCTCCTGGCCAATCAAAGCTCCAGTCAATGCTCCTAATAAGGTGCCCACTGCAAGAAGCCAATCTATCTCTGATTAATTCCAGCTA
The Solanum stenotomum isolate F172 chromosome 12, ASM1918654v1, whole genome shotgun sequence DNA segment above includes these coding regions:
- the LOC125849331 gene encoding NEP1-interacting protein-like 1; this translates as MIPYFHLHTQAVDSCKSEKTKSFVVDRSKESMEMEFYSYPSRVFPLSSSICSFSIRDLVDRAKDFFTVAVSAIIGSVLSAIFTFFFALVGTLLGALTGALIGQETESGFVRGAAVGAISGAVFSLEVFESSLLLWQSDESGITCLVYLIDVLTSLLNGRLVRERIGPAMLSAVQSQMGAVELAYDEVPNIFDTGAAKGLHGDSVEKIPKIVITKGNNLDDSGERVSCSVCLQDFQLGETVRCLPQCHHMFHLPCIDTWLLRHGSCPMCRRDL